From Vagococcus jeotgali, one genomic window encodes:
- a CDS encoding HdeD family acid-resistance protein, with translation MSTEKTGFDWWSFLLGILFIIVSLIAFQDPSSTLESLVIVFGIIAVVKGIFELFFRRRLRQYTGWATTMPIVMGIFDIIIGLLLLFNVGAGMVAISVIFALWFLIDSIVGLFTASSVKAAGEGYYWFTIIVCILGVIVGIMLLLSPATAGLTLSFLVGFYFMLFGITEITYAFR, from the coding sequence ATGTCAACAGAAAAAACAGGATTTGACTGGTGGTCATTCTTACTAGGAATTTTATTTATTATCGTATCACTAATTGCTTTTCAAGATCCATCATCAACATTAGAAAGTTTAGTCATTGTATTTGGTATTATCGCAGTTGTTAAAGGAATTTTTGAATTATTCTTTAGACGCCGTTTAAGACAATATACTGGTTGGGCAACAACAATGCCTATTGTCATGGGTATTTTTGATATCATCATTGGATTACTATTATTATTCAACGTTGGTGCTGGTATGGTTGCTATTTCAGTTATCTTTGCTTTATGGTTCTTAATTGATTCAATCGTTGGATTATTTACAGCTAGCTCAGTAAAAGCTGCTGGTGAAGGATACTACTGGTTTACAATCATTGTTTGTATCTTAGGAGTTATTGTTGGGATTATGTTATTACTTAGCCCTGCAACAGCTGGTTTAACACTAAGCTTCTTAGTAGGTTTTTACTTTATGTTATTTGGTATCACAGAAATCACTTATGCTTTTCGTTAA